One Clostridiales bacterium DNA segment encodes these proteins:
- the rsgA gene encoding ribosome small subunit-dependent GTPase A, translating to MPDGIIVKGISSFYYVRIKDKIIECRAKGKFRNEHIVPFVGDYVDISQKGDSFIIDKIYPRVTELKRPPVANINQVAIVLAAAKPEPNFALLDKLLITVANDKLNAIICINKIDIISADAIEEQLEPYSDAGYRIIYTSTVKNTGMEELKRELENKITVLAGPSGVGKSSILNMLDPGINLKTGEISRKIERGRHTTRHCELINISDKSFVADTPGFSSIDIESIKKEKLAYLFPEFLDFLGGCKYPGCMHVTEPGCAVKNAVLENKINKRRYDSYITLFNELKNIKNFK from the coding sequence ATGCCTGATGGTATAATAGTAAAGGGTATAAGCAGCTTTTACTATGTTAGAATTAAAGATAAGATAATCGAATGCAGAGCCAAGGGTAAGTTTAGAAATGAGCATATCGTACCTTTTGTGGGTGATTATGTCGATATATCCCAAAAGGGTGACAGCTTTATAATCGATAAAATATATCCGAGGGTTACTGAACTTAAAAGGCCGCCGGTTGCTAATATAAATCAAGTCGCAATAGTGCTTGCTGCTGCAAAGCCAGAGCCTAATTTCGCTCTGCTTGATAAATTGCTGATAACGGTTGCAAATGATAAGCTAAATGCCATAATCTGCATCAACAAGATTGACATTATATCTGCCGATGCCATAGAGGAACAACTGGAACCTTATAGTGATGCCGGATACAGGATTATATATACTAGCACTGTTAAAAATACAGGTATGGAAGAGTTAAAAAGGGAGCTTGAGAATAAAATAACCGTGCTCGCCGGCCCTTCAGGAGTCGGGAAATCATCCATTTTAAATATGCTCGATCCGGGTATAAACCTTAAAACAGGTGAAATCAGCAGAAAGATTGAAAGGGGTAGGCATACGACTAGGCACTGTGAGCTCATCAATATATCCGATAAAAGCTTCGTGGCCGATACTCCCGGATTCAGCTCAATAGATATAGAATCCATAAAGAAGGAGAAATTGGCATATCTGTTTCCTGAATTTTTGGACTTTTTAGGCGGATGCAAGTATCCAGGTTGCATGCATGTGACAGAACCCGGCTGTGCAGTAAAAAATGCAGTTTTAGAAAATAAGATCAATAAACGAAGATATGATTCATATATAACTTTATTTAATGAGCTGAAAAATATTAAGAACTTTAAATAG
- the rpe gene encoding ribulose-phosphate 3-epimerase — MIRIAPSILSADFSNLAADVKRVENAGADLLHIDVMDGNFVPNITIGPGVIASLKDKTRLPFDVHLMIMEPERYIENFVKAGADIISVHVETCMHLSRTISLIKEYGVKAAVALNPATSLSTLDYVLQDLDMVLLMTVNPGFGGQSFINSMINKIASLKKIIDEKKLIMDIEVDGGINSDNISSVINAGANVIVSGSAIFKSKDIKGTIERFRTAG; from the coding sequence ATGATAAGAATTGCCCCTTCAATATTATCGGCAGATTTTTCAAATCTTGCTGCTGATGTAAAAAGGGTGGAAAATGCAGGTGCGGATCTTCTGCATATAGATGTCATGGATGGGAACTTCGTGCCGAATATAACAATAGGACCTGGTGTAATAGCTTCATTAAAAGATAAGACAAGGCTTCCATTCGATGTACATCTGATGATCATGGAACCCGAAAGATACATAGAGAATTTCGTAAAAGCAGGTGCCGATATAATATCCGTGCATGTTGAAACTTGCATGCATCTTAGCCGAACGATTTCGCTTATCAAGGAATATGGAGTAAAGGCTGCGGTAGCTCTTAATCCTGCCACTTCCTTATCGACTCTCGATTATGTGCTGCAGGATCTCGATATGGTACTCTTGATGACCGTAAACCCTGGATTCGGGGGCCAGAGTTTTATAAATTCCATGATAAATAAGATTGCTTCTCTTAAAAAAATAATAGATGAGAAAAAATTGATAATGGATATAGAAGTCGATGGAGGAATAAACAGCGACAATATATCAAGCGTTATAAATGCAGGCGCAAATGTCATAGTTTCAGGTTCGGCCATATTTAAATCGAAGGATATAAAGGGCACAATAGAAAGATTCAGGACTGCGGGGTAA
- a CDS encoding thiamine diphosphokinase translates to MRAVVVSHGMIKEFESAREIMKSGDIVICADGGAEYAIRCGITPDVLIGDFDSIDSEILNKIKNLNCKIIKYPKEKDYTDTELAVNYAVDGGYKSITILGGIGERLDHTLANIFLLLKLAGANIEAKIINEKNVIYVINDKTEICGDIGDTLSLIPVGGDVRGIYTEGLKYKLSGRTIAMGSPIGVSNVFTSEKAKVKIESGYLLIIKSKD, encoded by the coding sequence ATGAGGGCTGTTGTAGTATCGCATGGTATGATAAAGGAATTTGAATCCGCAAGAGAGATCATGAAATCCGGAGATATCGTCATTTGTGCAGACGGCGGGGCTGAATATGCCATAAGATGTGGAATAACACCTGATGTTCTGATCGGTGATTTCGATTCTATCGATAGTGAGATTCTAAACAAAATTAAAAACCTGAATTGCAAGATAATAAAATACCCGAAAGAAAAAGACTATACAGATACAGAACTTGCTGTAAACTATGCTGTTGATGGAGGATACAAGAGCATAACGATTTTGGGGGGCATCGGGGAAAGGCTCGACCATACGCTGGCTAATATTTTCTTGCTTTTAAAGCTTGCAGGGGCAAATATTGAAGCAAAGATAATAAATGAGAAAAATGTGATATATGTCATAAATGATAAAACAGAAATATGCGGCGATATTGGCGATACGTTATCTCTAATCCCCGTAGGCGGTGATGTAAGGGGAATATATACGGAAGGGCTTAAATATAAGCTTTCCGGGCGAACAATTGCGATGGGAAGCCCAATCGGGGTATCAAATGTCTTTACTTCAGAAAAAGCGAAAGTTAAAATCGAATCCGGATATCTGCTGATTATAAAATCGAAGGATTAA